The Herpetosiphon gulosus nucleotide sequence TGTAGTGCTGATCGCTCCAAGGCTCGTTGTAGTTTGAAACCAATTTCTTCCAAATCAAAGGGCTTGCGCAAATAATCAGCAGCACCCAGTTGCATGGCCTCAACCGCGCTAGCAACCGTGCCATATGCCGTCAAAATCAAGACAACGACTTCAGGCCAGCGTTCACGCAAGCGAGCCAAGGTTGCTAAGCCGTCCATGCCCTTCAATTTGAGGTCAAGAATCACGACATCGGCAGGTTGACGGCTCATCGCAGCTAAGCCATCGTTGGCATTCGCGGCCACCACTACATCGTAGCCTTGGTCGCTCAAGGCCTCGCTGAGCACCCAGCGCAAATTGGCTTCATCATCGATGACTAATAGGCGTTTGGTCATTGCTTGGCTCCTTGAGATGCGAGTGGTAGGCGCAAACGGGCCAATGTGCCGCAATCGGGCCCGGGTTCAAAGCTAATTGTGCCGCCATGTTCGGCCACACTTCGCGCCACCAAGGCCAATCCCATGCCTGTACCATCATCGCGAGTCGTAAAAAATGGATCAAAAATTCGCTCACGAATCGCGGGATCAATCCCTTTGCCTTGATCTTGGATGCGAATTTCAAGTTGTTGGGCAGCAACCAAGCTCTCAAGCTGAATAATTTGGCCAGTTTGGCTCGCTTGGAGCGCATTCAACAACAGATTTAACAAAATTTGCCAAATCGCATCGCGATCAGCTTCAACCCATAATTCAGCCTTAGCGCTTGTTAATTGGAGTTCAACGCTATATTCAGCTGCTAAAGGCTGGCAGGCAGCGACAAATTCACTGAGCAATTGATTAATTGCCAACGGCTGGCGTTGTAATGCTTGGGGATGGGCATAATCCAACAGCGAACTAATCAGCCGATCCAAACGATCAACCTCGCTATTAATGACACTAGTATAGCTTGCCAAATTTGGCTGTTGAGCCAATTTGGTTCCCAGCAATTGGCTGGTTGCTCGCACCACGCCTAAGGGATTACGTGCCTCGTGCGCTAAACCACCAGCCAACTGACCTAGGGCCGCCATCCGTTCAGCCTGACGAATCCGCTCAGCGATTGCTTGTTGTTCGCGAATATCTTCAAATACCAAGACTGCGCCAATCGGCTGGCCTTGGAGATTATGTAAATCGGAGCGCCGCACCGCCAAGGCAATTTGATTGACCTGAATTTCGCTGTAGCCATTGGTTTGGGGCAGTTGAGCAAGGGTTGGTGTTGGCTGTAATAAGATTTGAGCGGTTGGATTTTGCAATTTCAACTGTTGCTGCTCGATCGTAGCAACGCCGACTGGCAAGCTCGCCAATACATCGTGAATATAGACATGCAAGGATTCGGCGCGACTATGGGCCTGTTGTTCGCGCTCGGCTAATGTGCCAACCAAGGCTGCCACCACGATCAACGTGGCCATTTCGAGGCCATTATCAAGCCAACTACTGGCGCTATGAGCATCGAGCCAATGGGCATGCGGCAAATAGACGAGCGCCGTAAACAGCGCCAAACCAATGCCTGCCCAACGCCCCCAGATCACCGCCGCCACCCCGACAGGCACATAATACAAACTACGATAAATTGAGTGGTAGGGCAATAGATGGGCACTGGTCAGATAATGTAGCGCCGTGATGATCAGCTCACTGCTGAGCACAAACCACAGCCAATAGCGCTGTTTAATCGATTGAAGCATGATGAGCCTCGTCGTTTAAAGGTTGTTGCTTTCATTGTAAATTTATTCTGTTCAGCAAACAATTTTCTATAGAATTTCGATAATTTGATCACTGAATCCGTGGCAAATGCCACAATCTGTAGCAAATGCCACAGCCCAACGCCGCAAGTTTGGCTCAAATTGACCAAAATTGGCCTAGGTTTAGGAATTTGGCTAGGCTAAAGCTAGTTCAAGTTTAGCTGAAAGGAACCACAGGATGCGGCGATTGATAACATTCGTTAGTTTAATCGTAGTTTTGACGGGTTGCGGTGCAACCAGCCAAACCAGCTCAAGCACCAATGATCATGGCGGCGATCACTCCACCGAAGCCCCAACAATGGATCATGGCAGCATGAGTATGAGTGATCTGCAATTTCTTGATGGCATGATCGAGCATCATCGTGGGGCAATCGCCATGGCCAAAGATGCCCAAAACCAAGCCAGCGATCCACGGGTGCAGGAGTTAGCCAAGCAAATTATCGCGGCCCAAGAGCCAGAAATAGTACAATTGCAAGCTTGGCGCAAGCAGTGGTTTGGCGATGCGCCAGACAGCGATTTAAGTGCGCTGCATATGGGTTCGATGGATGTGTCAGCAGGCAGCGAAAGCTACGATCGACGCTTTTTAACCGCCATGATTAGCCATCACGATGGGGCGATCGCTATGGCCCAAAGTATCAAAGTCAGTACCCAACGCGCCGAACTCAAAACCTTTGCCGAAGCAGTCATCACGGCTCAAACTGCCGAAAATCAACAAATGGATACTTGGTTGCAGGAAATTAAGTAGGGGCTAGGGGTCAGGGACTAGGAGTCAGAGGCTAGGTTTTAACGCAGAGGCGCAGAGAATCAAGGCTATGGACTTTGGGCTATCGGCTATCGGCGATTGGTTTGAACTACCAATCATCTTCCCTCACCCCAGCCCCTCTCCCACGGCGGCGGGCGAGGGGAGCAAACTCCTGGAGCGGTTCCCCCTCGCCTCGCAGGCGGGAGCGGGGGTTAGTTTTCAAGGGTAGGTTTTCGCTGCGAACCACGGATACGCTGATTCATCAATGCCTGCCTGCCTGTCCCTGATTGTCCTTGAGGGGGTGCAGGGGGATTAAAGCCCTGCGTCTCCCGCCTGCGAGGCGGGACGGAAGGGTGGTGATCGTCAATGATTGCCAAAAACCTACCCTTGTAAAGAGGGGGTGAAGGATAGGCATCTAATGCACCATTACACCCAGAGTCTATTCCCTTCGTGTCCTTCGTGTCCTTCGTGGATCAAACCTTGATTCCTCATTGCTGGCCCCTGATCTCTAGGGAATGAGCTTGATAAAGCGCAATAATGCCCCTTCTTCGCCAGGCTTGCCAATGGTTACCGTGCGCACAAATTCAGCTTGCTGGCGACTAATTGAGCTAGAGTGGGCAATTTCATTGCGCAACTTATACAATTGCATCAAA carries:
- a CDS encoding ATP-binding protein, producing MLQSIKQRYWLWFVLSSELIITALHYLTSAHLLPYHSIYRSLYYVPVGVAAVIWGRWAGIGLALFTALVYLPHAHWLDAHSASSWLDNGLEMATLIVVAALVGTLAEREQQAHSRAESLHVYIHDVLASLPVGVATIEQQQLKLQNPTAQILLQPTPTLAQLPQTNGYSEIQVNQIALAVRRSDLHNLQGQPIGAVLVFEDIREQQAIAERIRQAERMAALGQLAGGLAHEARNPLGVVRATSQLLGTKLAQQPNLASYTSVINSEVDRLDRLISSLLDYAHPQALQRQPLAINQLLSEFVAACQPLAAEYSVELQLTSAKAELWVEADRDAIWQILLNLLLNALQASQTGQIIQLESLVAAQQLEIRIQDQGKGIDPAIRERIFDPFFTTRDDGTGMGLALVARSVAEHGGTISFEPGPDCGTLARLRLPLASQGAKQ
- a CDS encoding DUF305 domain-containing protein, with product MRRLITFVSLIVVLTGCGATSQTSSSTNDHGGDHSTEAPTMDHGSMSMSDLQFLDGMIEHHRGAIAMAKDAQNQASDPRVQELAKQIIAAQEPEIVQLQAWRKQWFGDAPDSDLSALHMGSMDVSAGSESYDRRFLTAMISHHDGAIAMAQSIKVSTQRAELKTFAEAVITAQTAENQQMDTWLQEIK